taagacattaaacACAGATTCTTATGAGAAGTGTGGCTTATTttgcagggaaaaaaatgtttattctgAACAAAGTAAGGTGCTTAAAAGTAGCATTTTGGTATTTAGTAAAGAAATTCAAATCTTACAATAAACAGCATTTGATTGATTTATCGGGACCTGgcttttaaaacaattaaatatgtatttagccGCTGATGTTCATGAATCAACAGTGAGAGACAAACATATGACATCCAGTGCAGCTGGAGCAAAAGCACTGAGCTCAAAACATATTTCTTACCTGGATGTGCATCTTTTGCTGTGTATGCACGTTGTAGTGATTTGCTCACCACAGAAGCTTCAGTAACGTACTCAACTGtcctttaatttgttatttgGGCCCTTTTTTCCATGAAGGATTACACAAGAGTTTGCAATGATTTGGGAAGAAAGGCTTTTATAACTTGATTTTCCTGGAGGGGTTTGTAGGAATTTCTATGTGTCTTGTACACAAAATTtcaaaatggcaaacatttgcAGTATTTGCAAGGACAGTAAtctcatacagtatttacaaaagAGCAAATTCCTGGAAGGGCTTATGTTGAAACTTGAATTGAACTGCGGAAGGCacattcagtctgtctgcagaaGTAttgaagcttttaaaaaaaatctcctttttagtctttttttttttttttttttttaccaggatTTGGACCTCAGTGGACAGAAGGCCTAAAGCAATTGGCCTTGTAATTACTGCAGTCCTCGGTATTTGAAAGTATATGAGACGGATGTACATGTTGATTGGTGTGTTTGTACACTGAACTACAGCCACATGACCCAAGAGATAAGGTTTCAGTGTTGGCTGGGGGTTGGCTTGTACTTTGGAAGGCCTCGCCTCTGTTGACAGTAGAAGTGCAGTCCTTATGTGTTTGAGTTTGAATTAGTGTGTGAAGTCTGTGTCTCTGATGAACATCGCAATCGCcctccattgttttgtttgcttgtttaacCCCGACCGTTGTTGTAATTGCATCTGTCACTACATCAGGTTGGCCTGGGGTGTTTGTCAGTAACGCATCTGACACAGTCTATAAGCTACACGCTGCTGGAATCCAAAGATTGCCAAAGTAAATACTGCTGCTTCAATAAAACGTTACCTCTCGTTGCTCCGGTTTTAATGTGGAGTTAGGCCTAGCTGCCTGTGTGAAGTCtgaattttgttttctgaaaatgaaCTTCCTCAACAGGCAGGAGGTGTTTCCTTCCCTCCCGGTCCTCTGTTTGAAACTGTGAGGTGAATACTGAACGCTTCTAAAACATGACTAGAGCAAAAACAACTGCTCCTTTGTATGAGCCGAGTTTGGGGCCAATTGTAATGCTTTGTGCGAgctttttcatttgctttcacCTTGGGCACCGAGTAGATCGTTTTAATCCATTgagcagttttatttaaaaatgtgtcatttagaCTTCAACAGTAGCCTGATTAGCCTTCACATTAATGGACGCTTTGTTTGCCGTGACATAATTTGACCCTCCCATAAAATAAAAGACTGCCACTTGGCTACCTCGCTCTAgaacagcctctctctctctcccagtcCAGCTCAGCCCCCCTTTGTCTCATTCACATTTTTAGAGAGCTCCAGCCCGACTGGGTAGTCACCTAAATATCAGTTAGGGTTTCAAATAACAGCCCTCGCCATGGGGCTCTGCGGCACACCTTTATGTATCTGTTACAGAGGTGTAACTGGTTTGTGTCGACTGGTTTATTTCGTGTGAAGAGGGTGTGGTGTGAGTACATAAGTGTATAAAATCAAAGCAGTTAAATGCAAAATCGCTGAGTTTTTGTTATGAAATCCTGTTCTGCTATTCACATAAAAATGCTaagttgtgtgtatttttgttttttacttaaaaaaaaaaaaaaaaaaaaaagagcatattGGTATTATAAAGTATGCCTTCATGGTACTTAGTCCCATGACATCCAGGTTGGCTGTGGCCTTTCCCACTGCTCTTTGTCAGACAGGTTTGTGGAGAACAGCAGTAGACTGCTGGCCTCAGCATTTTCCGCCTGTATTGATCTCCCCACATTAGCTCTCTCttcatgcacagacatgagCACAATTGCTTCCCTTACAACATCGGCTGCCGTGGCAACTGAGTCCTGATTGTGAGATTCGCTCCCAGAAAACATCTCAAACCAGTACCTCTTCATTTTGATGCGCGCTATCGTCTCCTTTACATTCCTCCGTACATATTTGACACATCAACGGCTTGATTCGCCACTTAAAGCTATCTCCCTatgtctttgtgtatttttgaatgGGCTAAGTGCTTAACAGGATAAAAGAGCAGTttgaaaggggggaaaaaatgtgcCTTGGCACCTGCTGTTAGTCCCTGCCTGTTTGCACATGAATATGATGAGGCTGGCGGTGCGCTGGGCTATTTTAACTTGCAGATGAGCCATCAGGTCAGCACCATTGCAGCTTTGGTGTATTTTCAAGGATGAGCTGAAGTCAACAGGCCAGTTCGGCTTATTagctccctctcccctctctctttatACTCTTTACACTCTAGTGTCCCATAATTCATTGCATTCCCAGCCCCCTCTCTTTGATGCCTTTTTCATAAGAGCAATGATAACCGCGATCATCGCAACAGCAGTGGTAATTGACCAGCTGCAATCATGGTaaaacacttcctgtgtttgGCTGGATGCGAGGCAGCTTTGTCAGCCGTCCACCCTGCCTTCTGTTGATATTCAAATGACGGTCTTCTGGAGGAGCTACTCAAAGAGGATAAGCACACTCTGGCACCCAAGGGCCCAGCTGAGAGGTCAGGGTTGTGGAGATGGACTGAGGTGGTGAAGCTCTCTTGTGCTTTAAGGTTAATCAGTGATCTGACACTTTTCCCCAGGCTTTACCCAGACCGTGACTTGTTTTCTTCTCCCAACGACAAAACTCAATCAAGTTTACATTCGTGGCCTTTTTAAGAAGAAAGGGCAACAGAATGAAGTGTTTACAGTCGACTCTAGCTTCACAAAAACTCTTTGCTCACACTTTTTAATCAAAGGTAGACTCGAGCGTTTCTTTGCCACACCTGTGCTTTGTGGCTGACTGTGACTAAATGGTTGTCGAAAGCATGTGTTAGGCAACCAGACCTGTCTTAAACTCACACGAAACAGCCTAAATGAGGACGGCTGGTAAGCTGGTTACATTATCTATATATCTAcagtttatttagtttaaatCTAGCCTTGGCTTGTTTTCAAATGGTATCCTCTAATTTCATCCTTCTGCAAATATATAAATTCTTTGTAGAAAAAAAGCCCCTAATTGTACACAATATGTGGCTTGTAAACACAGCTAAATTTGGTCTGAGATTTTGGAAGGGTGTACTGTAGCCTCGGCTCTCTGCTCGGTCCCCTCTCTATTTGTAAATTCATTCAGAGTAGGAACCTGTCATGTCAAGGGAtatctttttgtgttttagtcTCTCGAGCGGAGATTTCTCCTTTAACGCAAATGGGCAGTTCTCTCGCTTCCTGACATATCTGATTGCTCTACTTTGCGCTGTGATTCATCCTAGACTGGAGATAACTAATACAGCCTACCTCACCAGCACTCagtctctgctgtttgtgtgtctctcagtctccctcttactcacacacacacacacacacacacacacacacacacatacatctcagtctctctttctcacttgtTCTGCCTTTCCATAAAAGGATTTCCCTATTGTTATGACTCTTCCTATGTTCACTCCGCCTGTCCCTTTGCCTTTGACCTGGAAAGCTTTTTGACGGACTTCCTTTTCTCGCAGAAGTAAACGCGGTACACAGATTTGAAGGAATCTTCAGTGGTGctgacacattaaaacacagacaatAGAGAACTGATAAGTTGAGCGTAGGATGACGTAGCTAACATGACCTCACCTGTTAGAGCAAACAAGATGTGGTATGCTTTTAGTCTAAAGAAATCATGGCCTTGGATTTAGAAGTCACTCTAAACCAAAACAGGATCTCTCTGCCGCCTGTTTATCCCCTCATTGAGAGTTGAGTGGTCATTTTGTAAATGCACTAATGCCTCGTTTCCCCCTCCTGTCCTCACTCACTGGCTTTGACAAactgatttgtgtgtttgtgtgtacactCCCTCTCCTGTCTCACCCGCTGTGCAAACACTCTCGAGTTTGACCCAATTCTTATCTTATcgcagaaatgaaaatatatgcCTATCCACCGCACTCTGCGCGCCTTTACCCTTCCAGCCCTACTCTATCTCGATCCACAGCATCCCAGACCACCACAGACCGGGGCATCTGGTGTCCACACGCGAGGTGCAGCGGGGAGCGTTTCTTCACAGGGTGGCTGCTCAGTGGTCGTCTGTGGCAGAGCCAGCCAGCATGGATTACTTATTTTcttattgactcttgtttgtgGGATTTCTGCTCTTTAATTGAAGGGACGGcatggttgtcatggtgacaccCAGGACTTAAAGCTTGTTGTGAGCTGAGCCAAAGAGTGGTCTCTTTGTACTCTTGGCCTCACCAGCCAGCGTGCAAGACCATGGCTaatattttaaggttttataGACTTCTTTGAGCAAAACTTATTACAACTGAAGATAAAAAGGTTATAAAGTTTTTGTGAATTTAGCATTAATATAGGTGTCATTGTAGGCGGCATGAACATTGAGTACTTGTTTTTGGTTCCCTCATATTTATCTTTTCATTGCTTTACTCACAACAATACATTGACAGGATCATTGTTTATGTACAAGATGACAAGGGCGCCTCTTCTGAGCCAAAGTAAAAAAGCACAGTAGTCTCATTAATAAGGGTTCTTGGGTTGAATTGGTTAATGATACAGGGCTGCTGGCAATGTTGAATTTTCTAATGACTGACAACTCGCGGGTTTGTAGCCTCTTTACACTACTTAATCTGGCATGTGACAAATTGAGACTTGATCCTGGCTGAATGAAGATCAGTCTGTAAGAGCCATCCACTCCGTAAGATGGAGACCTTCCACTCATTTCTGAAGTCGCTTGATGGTTTCATGCTCATTTACACATAACGAGCAGCTGGGTCTCGTCTGGAAATGAGGTGGGCGTCAAGGAGTGGAGCCTTAAGTCGGTTCAGTTGCTTGAGAGGAACTCCTCCAAGGTCCTTCGGCTGGAGTCAAGAGGGGGGGAGAGCTGAGAGCCTCTCCGTCCTCACCAGGCGTGGAGGAGAGTGGCAGTGAGAGGAGAGGGTTGGGGAGTGGGATAGAGGCAGACAGCTACAGGGGGTGTGCCCTCAGGGAAAACTTAAGAAAACAAGGTCAACGCTTGGGAGAGCACATCATTCCAATATGTCGCATCCAGTTATTTCATACCGCCAACTTTGTTTTAGAGATCAGCTCACCATCAAAAACTGTGATTTTCTCTATCTGTTGTCGTGATCTATTTAACAttaacaaccttttttttctctctttctccagaCCTCTTTGATTTAATGGGTCCAATCATTGGGATGTCACCAGATAAGAAAACGGAAATTCCGGGTATGCAAGAGGAGCGGACAGGGCTCAGAGGTGTTTGTGGTGTGGGAACACTGCCCGAGGCGGAGTGCGCGTCCAGTCCGCTGGCGACCAGCGTGGATCGGACTGGAGGTAACGAGGATGAGGAGCTCACCAACCTCAACTGGCTCCATGAGAACCTGCTTCAGAACTTCACTCTGGGCGGCCCTGAAGCTCAGCCCAGCGGCAGCCCCCTCTTCGACATCGAGGGAGACTACGGGTCCAACCAGGGCGCgtcgtcctcctcctcatcttcttcaCACGGCAGAGGCAGGGAGCGGGACTCGTTGAAGTCTAAGCCCCCTTTCTCGTTTTCCCTCCTCATCTACATGGCCATTGAGCAGTCTCCCAGCAAGTCTTTGCCTGTCAAGGAAATCTACGGCTGGATTCTTGAGCACTTCCCTTATTTCTCCAATGCTCCCACTGGCTGGAAGAACTCAGTGCGTCACAACCTGTCCCTGAACAAATGCTTCCGCAAGGTGGAGAGGAGTTTAGGAAAGGTAGGTTAGCAAACTGTCTCCTAACTTTCACTCACTTGACACAGATTTAAACTTAGAAAACTGCTGTTTTGGATTATGCTACTTGTCATGAATATACCTTTGTTAGGTGAAAATTTCCATGGGCCAAAACATGTCTTGCGTAGCAGAAGACTGTCAGTGAACAGTGAGTTGCAGTGTAAGGGAGCAGTGTGGCTCCTGTCACAGTGTCCGGGGCTGTAACACAGCTGCAGGGACCTCTGACTCTGCTGCGATAAGGCTGGAATCCAGTCAAGGTCGCAGATACTCCTTCAGAGGAAACGCAAACACAGCACACTGAGATAGGACTTTATCTTCATACGCACAAGGTAGTGCAACCGATTCACTAGACAGACAAGCGTCCTACAGTTGGGAAAAGTCATCGTTCACACGGCGAGAAGGAAGTAAATGTGACCAAAAGTTCAGAGAGGAGTTTGTAGGAAGATTATTTGTCAGCTTGTCCCGGCAGAGTTATGTGTCACTCAcgcttatttgtgtttttattcctgtgtagagagagagagagagagaaaaaggcacATGCTTGTGAGAAACAGATAAGCACACCATGCATATCCTGCACAAACGTTGTAATCTGAAGGGGAAATTAGTGATTTCTGACCAACAAATTGAGTTTATTGATTTTGTAACGGTCCAAATATttgtaagaaaaacatgttggaagaggaaaaagtaaagaaatgagCCGGAAAGTGTAGTTTGAATTTGTGGCAAGAAAAGGTTTTCAAGAGACTTCATTTCTACGTTGCACCTTACTATAACTGATCCACGGAGTGACACGATGGTAGCCATATTGAGCTTCAGTATGACTTCAGACCTGTGACCGGTAGAGCCCGTGGTGCCAAGGCTGTGCCTGGCTAGGACCTGATATTTTCCCACCGCGGGAGGGCATGGTGGTTAGCACTCAGCGAGTAGCAACACGATGCGGTGCAGGCCCGCTCAGCATGCAGGTGCACAGCGTGAGCCCTTCGTCTGCTGAGAGACCAGCACCAGTTTCACATGACACTGAGCTGGTGGTTTCCGTTGCCATGGAGACATTTCCTTCTTCCTGCATCAGGGCTGGTTGGTAATCTGAGTCAAGGTtattctcctccctccctccctccctccctccctcctctccctccctccctccctcctcctcccagacTGGGCAAGAATACGCCGCCATCAGATAAAGTGACAGTTAGCACACATCACCAACAGACAAATTCATTCCTCACATAGCGCTGTGGAGCACttgtttcctccttttgttAAGCCTGTTATGGCATTCTTagttatgtattttgtttttttcactctcttGTCTTGTTTATGTCGTTGGCATCTACAAAGAAATAATGCTGTCAAgttttttttgcctttcatGCACATTGTGATTTACTGTAATGGAATTTGTCAGACCACTATGCTTTCAGTACAGTCTTCTGTATACTTTACTCTGaatttaaatgcttttaatcAGCAATTATGTGCACATTTTGATGGATTGAAAAGGGTATATAGCTAcaacattttcaatatttttgtagCTTGTCAGTTTTTGTAGAGCATGTTTTGGATTGAAGTTTGTATAAAATCGACTTGTAGTGCAGTGACTAATCTTTAAGGGTTGACCTTTTTCTTAAAGGGGATCTATtatacttttcctttttttcagtcatataaatatataaagtatgtgGAAGTTTTattctactttcagcctgagccaACGTTGGCTTGTGATGGActtctttatatggtcatctgctccaggCACAGCGCGCAAGTTCACAGCTCCTCTCCTCTAACATTATTGTGTTTTCCATTGTAGTCACACCGAGCCATGACTGGAGTTGAGGTGGTACgctgtgaatgtttttccattacacagcacggCAAAAtgaaataagtagtttacctgttggaggtgtgctggtcgtctgcagctcttcatcaaacatcatcatcatcatcactgtggcagTTTCTGCTTGTGCTAtccctccctgcattatttctaactgatccgctgaacaaagagctccaaatatctccatgtgttgttgtgtcGCCTGGTTTTTAGTGCTGCTAACAAAGCTCCACTGATTCTGTGAGgaatatgtttcatttcctcatttaaaaGCTTGTAATATGAAGTGGCAAAAGAAGGAAATGTTGgattttcatcagcagtaacttagCATGACTATGATATGGCTTCCCCTTGGCAGGCTTCctgaaagctggccaatcagaacgcAGTGGGCTCATCggaaggggggccttaaagagaggagataaaactacctgttagagacagaggctgaactgagaggctgcataaagggccagtataagttATAtcaggagttttttgaactgtgaatcatgcaaagctactctagtggagtcccagaataaaaatatggagctggaaatgagcagaataggtcccctttaatataTAATGATCCTGTCATTGGGGGTTTTCTTATATCTACAgatcaccaaaacaaacagctatAACTTCCTAATCAAGTGTttaactttttgtttgtgtgactcTCAGGAttcaggactttttttttttccaaacactCACAACAACTTCCTTGATGTACTGTAAATCTAAATTCCCCTCACAGTTTGTAGCTGCAGGCGTATTTTCTTTACATCCCGCATGACCTTGGCTTAGAAGCTTgactctctttcttctttcgTACAGGCCAATGGAAAAGGTTCTCTCTGGTGTGTCGACCCCGAGTACCGCCCCAACCTGATCCAAGCCCTTAAAAAGCAGCACTTCCCTGCCGCACATGCCTTCTGCACACCACCCGCCTCCCCACCCAGGTGAGCGTTCATCAGTCAGTCTTTGGATGTTGTGAAGTATGGTGCTTTGCATTGGCTGCGATGAAGCAGGAAGCTGATCAAACCATATTTCATTGTCAGTGAAGAAGTTCCACTTAACAGTTTTATTGTGGAAGTCTCTTGTGATTAATACAATCCAGTTTTTAAAGATCACAATTGGCTTTTCTTTACACCTGCTTTCAAACTCAtccttcatgtctttttttgttcactttttgCAGTGCCTCCTCACCCCCACGCCATCTCTTTCTACAAGGCTGCTCATTTAaaggtgagactgaaccaaactTCTTCCGTCTGTCTCTTAAGTTTGGATACATCCAATAAAAGCCGCCGGTTCCGCAGATGTACAGAAATTCCAATCagtgcagttttatattttttatatcttatGTTTGTGCAGTATTGTGATTGTGTTGCTTTTGCACATTTCAGTCACAGAACATTCAGCGTCACTGTGCTTTTATCTTCAACTCTTGGTTTTGATTTGTTGCTTTAAAGTCATTGATGCCTCATGTTAGACCATAGTGGTGAGAGGCTCCCAGTTGATGTCTcagccccctctctctctccctctcccctcctctgcctcttgGATTTGTAACCTTGACGACAGGCAGAGGTTCTGCTGGTGCTGAGTGTGGTAATCATTAATAATTTAGAACCCCAGAAGTGAGCTATGAGGCTTTTAGACACTTTGTCAGGTCTGAAAAAGATCGGATGCATTCTCCATATCAGTAGCTTGAAATTATCTTCCGGTTTGTTTCGGTGAATCTTTGTTTTGCATATCCAATCCATTCAGTAAGCATCGATTGGGTCACTATGTCTCTAGTAAAACATTACTGAAGGAAACCCCTGCCTTCTAGTAGAGACGCCATGCTGCCATGCTTTCACACCTTAGGACTGACCATCATGCATGTTCTCTCCTCTTCCAGAGTCTGACATTGATGCTGCCACTGCCATGATGCTCTTAAACTCTGCCCCCGGGCACCACGTTGACCCATGTAAGAGAAATCCACAGGCAGCCATACTTTTCACCCACTCTTCTTACTCTCCTGACATGCCACCCCACCATTgcttaaatattattttttttaattttgtgtgcTGTTTTAAGTTGTGTCCCTCACCTGTCCTCTTAAAAGTGTGTTtctgctattaaaaaaaaaagttttcaacTTGCTTTATTGCATATATTTTTTCCTGTAGGCATGCTCTTTTAAGACTTATTAGAATAATGGTTGATTCTAAGAATAGTCAGCTAAAGTCAGTTTGAGAAAGTGTTATCAGTGCATGAtccttgtgtttttaaatttgttaaGTCGCTGTTCTGATTTTTCAAACTTCCGGCTGTTATTGCCTTATTACTTgacatattttacattacattctgATTTATTTAGCCTGTTTGTAATTGATTTTATTAATTGACTACAAAAACTCCTCAAAGCACCATTTAATGTGACTGGGTTTCGCTAATATATGTACTTTCCCTGTTTTGAAcacaatgatatttttaaattagGCTTTCCCACTTGGGTTAAGACCAGTCTTAGTTCTGCTTTATACTAGTAAACAAAGTGAGCTACAGTCTGTGGTTCACTGTGACTGATTTCTGCTTTCTCTTTGGAAAAAACTGACCCAATAGCTTGTTTACTGTAATGTGACATTATGatttacttctgtttttttgttttttttaatccaaccAAAGTGAGACTATAGTCTGTAAAATTAGTTTTACATGACTATAAATAAAACTCTCTGCCCTCAGACAGCATTTGTTTCAATGCATTCACTTTGAAAAACAACTAAGACAAGGGAAAATAATGTGatacaataaggaaaataatgttGTAATAGGCCTGTAACATATGGTGTTACATTCGAATGTATACTTATCACTTGTTACTTCTTCTGTTCTCCTCAGGCAATTCTGATAGCCCACTGGACCTCTCCAGACCCGACTCTGTCCTGGTGAGCAGCGATCCGAAGCAGGACCACAACTACAGCAGTGTAGCCCTGCAGCGCTGCTCCTCCCGTTCCTCCTCCTCGTCCCTGTCCTCCCTCGACGAAGGAGGCTGCGACCGCAGGCAGTCCCGCCGCGCCGGCAGCGAGGGCTTCCACAGCGACGAGGACTCCGACCTCTGGGACGAGAGGGGCGTCCACCAAACTTCGCGGCGTCCGCCCGCCATCAAGTGGCCCGCCGGCAAGAGGGCACGACGTGAGGCCAAGCCGGAGCTGGATGAGGAGCTGAAGGAAGCGGCCGGCTCCTTGCTGCACCTCGCTGGTATACGCAGCTGCACGGAGGGCTCCAAACGCACTGTCAAGAGCACAAAACTTAACAGGAAATGAAGATCCCCCCCCCTCTACCCCTCATCAGACTCCGGACCCTCTGAACCCTAACCTCTGACCCCTGATCGTGTGTCCCAGTGTGCCTCCTTCTCCTTATCTGATCGTTCATTGGCCATTttgagccttttttttgtttgggaTATCCCTGTCCAACAAAACAAATGGCAATAGTATCGTTCACACAGGAGAACAAAGCCATATAGAGACTTTTGTAACTCGGGGGTAACTGCCGGGGTGGGTGTTTGGGCTATGGAGAACCATCAAGATACCTATCCAAAATGACCTGCCTGCTTCTGTTGGATTAGACGATTGTGATTCAAgaatttttttcctctgaaagACGAAATGGGAAAAGCTGAAGTTTTTATAACTCAAAGCGTTGCATGCTTCCTCCTCAAACCTGTATCCTCTTCCAAGTGAATCTATTTATGAAGCGAATGAGTGCATGTTTGTAACAGACAAAATCTAACCTCCTGGTGttatcagtttttcttttttttttttcttttttttttgtgctaaagaagaaaaaaaaatgccactgtttttttttttgaaaggaaTCCTTACTCTACGAATCCTCTTGTAAGAGAGATGCAATAATTAATCCACAACCTTAACTTTTTGACTTTATTTAATGGTGGCATTTTTCAGAGTCGAGTATGCTAGTTAAACTTTACAATTAAGAGAATGAATGGAGTAGTATTATGATCTTGTTATGCGATAAACTTATTACACATGAGCTCTGGCTCTATTTCAGGATTAGCAAGATGTTGAAATAGTATTACTCTGCCACTGCCAAATTTAGTTGCAAAGTTAGCTAAACTACTTCGCTCCGTTTTGTGCGGCCATTACATTGTTATACAAatgaaagctgtttttcttttctttttatttttgcaaattCACTGCTCATCCTGTCAATCCCTTTCAttcatcagtgtgtttttgaCGTTTATTGTGCAAGACAAAGAACATATATTCAC
This genomic stretch from Thunnus albacares chromosome 14, fThuAlb1.1, whole genome shotgun sequence harbors:
- the foxn2a gene encoding forkhead box protein N2; translation: MGPIIGMSPDKKTEIPGMQEERTGLRGVCGVGTLPEAECASSPLATSVDRTGGNEDEELTNLNWLHENLLQNFTLGGPEAQPSGSPLFDIEGDYGSNQGASSSSSSSSHGRGRERDSLKSKPPFSFSLLIYMAIEQSPSKSLPVKEIYGWILEHFPYFSNAPTGWKNSVRHNLSLNKCFRKVERSLGKANGKGSLWCVDPEYRPNLIQALKKQHFPAAHAFCTPPASPPSASSPPRHLFLQGCSFKESDIDAATAMMLLNSAPGHHVDPCNSDSPLDLSRPDSVLVSSDPKQDHNYSSVALQRCSSRSSSSSLSSLDEGGCDRRQSRRAGSEGFHSDEDSDLWDERGVHQTSRRPPAIKWPAGKRARREAKPELDEELKEAAGSLLHLAGIRSCTEGSKRTVKSTKLNRK